From Granulicella sp. WH15, the proteins below share one genomic window:
- a CDS encoding DUF5677 domain-containing protein, which yields MDSTKLFHRDPREVPFLRDQARMILVLADESSRGVPIREDDDFGFMAMQFLYKQIQHAESLLSLEPRRDAGLLARTMIDGLYQLLWTWHDPEARARRWRSFAIIHDWRLIQGRLQEGLSVEEVVITQNQLGLNTFGHLHRLKKPKLGSSDPYHRKWYGGTTLLDMADVAGRELYDGPYAELSDWEHWGVSGIGDSISRNDNHLVVDTHSERVAGLALLALFQCLIQTLQLVDSHLSLQLGKKLTRITTDFITTMNSFRQV from the coding sequence ATGGATTCGACCAAACTCTTCCATCGCGACCCGCGAGAAGTCCCTTTCTTGCGTGACCAGGCGAGGATGATCCTCGTATTGGCAGATGAATCTTCCAGAGGCGTACCTATCCGCGAGGACGATGACTTCGGTTTCATGGCGATGCAGTTTCTCTACAAGCAAATTCAACATGCTGAATCATTACTGTCTTTGGAACCGAGGCGCGATGCCGGACTCCTTGCGCGGACGATGATTGATGGTCTGTATCAACTTCTGTGGACATGGCATGATCCTGAAGCCAGGGCGCGACGCTGGCGATCATTTGCGATCATCCACGATTGGCGGCTTATTCAAGGCCGTCTGCAAGAGGGTTTGTCCGTCGAAGAGGTGGTCATCACGCAGAATCAACTCGGCTTGAATACATTCGGACATCTGCATCGTCTCAAGAAGCCGAAGCTAGGATCGTCCGATCCGTATCATCGGAAATGGTACGGTGGAACCACTCTGTTGGACATGGCCGATGTCGCGGGTCGAGAGCTGTACGACGGCCCATACGCTGAACTTTCCGATTGGGAGCATTGGGGCGTTAGCGGTATCGGAGACTCAATATCACGCAACGACAACCACCTAGTCGTTGATACACATTCGGAACGGGTGGCTGGACTGGCACTGCTCGCGTTGTTCCAATGTTTGATACAAACGCTTCAGCTCGTTGACTCTCATCTTTCGTTGCAACTCGGTAAAAAGCTCACTAGGATCACCACTGACTTCATCACAACCATGAACTCTTTTCGTCAAGTATGA
- a CDS encoding tyrosine-type recombinase/integrase: MKSYKYPFQQKAHHEQHISAPLLAERDEYLNHLLQRGTSRKRVHSISRKLLNLIPLLGLRSNSTVTQEEVDQGILRWKQSIEASSERIVSSVAFDDFRRAAINWLQYRNLFLAAPKRPTPYGDLMPSYIFHIKVTRGMTPGSVINSGHRVLWFLRWAEHRRESFADITLQDVERYIAEDCIPRVKLRTVVSACVALRVFFRYAEREGLTKNRIAAGIHVPSVPRYDPNPRGPCWREVRRMIASASGGKSTDLRARAILLLLSVYGLRSSEVTRLTVDDIDWYDESILIRRAKHGGTQRFPLQYEVGDAILQYLKNGRPACESRSLFVTVHTPYRTIPVGALLTLVRRRADALGITSPQPGPRGLRHSCATQLLQKGHSLAEIADFLGHRDQTSVSVYAKSSAAALRKVAAFSLGGFR; the protein is encoded by the coding sequence ATGAAGAGTTATAAGTATCCCTTCCAACAAAAAGCCCATCACGAGCAACATATTTCCGCGCCTTTGTTGGCGGAGCGAGACGAGTATCTGAACCACCTGCTCCAACGGGGCACCAGCAGAAAGAGGGTGCATTCGATCAGCCGGAAACTGCTGAACTTAATTCCTCTTCTTGGCCTACGCTCTAACTCCACGGTGACCCAGGAGGAAGTCGATCAGGGAATCCTGCGTTGGAAACAAAGCATCGAAGCCTCCTCGGAAAGAATTGTTTCTTCGGTCGCATTCGACGATTTCAGAAGAGCGGCGATTAATTGGCTACAGTATCGCAACCTCTTCCTTGCGGCTCCAAAGCGACCGACGCCCTACGGGGACTTGATGCCGAGCTATATCTTTCACATCAAGGTGACGCGAGGCATGACGCCGGGGAGTGTCATCAATAGCGGACACCGGGTGCTCTGGTTTCTGCGATGGGCAGAACACAGACGCGAGTCATTTGCGGACATCACGCTTCAGGATGTCGAACGCTACATCGCGGAAGACTGCATTCCGAGGGTCAAGCTGCGTACCGTTGTATCGGCGTGCGTGGCGTTACGCGTCTTCTTTCGTTATGCCGAACGCGAGGGGCTTACGAAAAACCGGATCGCCGCCGGCATTCATGTTCCGTCAGTACCAAGGTACGATCCCAACCCACGCGGACCATGCTGGCGAGAAGTACGAAGGATGATTGCCTCGGCCTCCGGAGGCAAATCAACCGACCTTCGCGCGAGGGCGATCCTGCTTTTGCTCTCTGTGTATGGATTGCGCAGTAGCGAAGTAACGCGGCTAACCGTCGATGACATCGACTGGTATGACGAGAGCATCTTGATCCGCAGAGCCAAGCATGGAGGAACGCAGCGCTTTCCGCTGCAATACGAAGTGGGCGACGCCATCCTGCAATATCTGAAGAATGGCAGACCTGCGTGCGAAAGTCGCAGCCTTTTCGTCACCGTCCACACTCCGTATCGAACCATCCCCGTGGGAGCTCTTCTCACTCTGGTGCGCAGGCGGGCGGACGCTCTGGGAATCACCTCTCCGCAACCTGGGCCGCGCGGGTTGCGCCATTCCTGCGCGACGCAGCTCTTGCAGAAAGGCCATTCTCTGGCTGAGATTGCCGATTTCCTGGGCCATCGCGACCAGACCTCCGTGAGCGTGTATGCGAAGTCTTCGGCGGCTGCCTTGCGCAAGGTCGCGGCGTTCAGTCTGGGCGGTTTTCGATGA
- a CDS encoding tyrosine-type recombinase/integrase, translating into MRLAEGIELFVARKRDARVAYRQPEAMLRRFNQLVGDIHLSEVTTQDVASYLDLNSKEPYIWQVKYLLVRRLFEYWTALGVMEPFLMPHRRLRVRSTFLPYVYNHAEIRCLLQGTAKVGKDRLTALEPKTYRMILLLLYATGITPAEAVLLARLDINFKKKTLAVFEPRSRRRRTIPISEELCGILREYFKWRFGSNKANERLFIKKSGCSIPTASMQHYFARLVRHVNARRRDGVPGWPRMSDFRCSFAVHRITEWLKDGSNMNQTLPAMSAYLGQIGPHSIERYIRLTPERFRKSLLSLSPMRGRKRWRDDENLMRFLASL; encoded by the coding sequence ATGAGGCTCGCGGAGGGGATCGAGCTTTTCGTGGCGCGCAAGCGGGATGCGAGGGTGGCGTATCGGCAACCGGAGGCCATGTTACGGCGCTTCAACCAGCTGGTCGGCGACATCCATCTCAGCGAGGTCACAACCCAAGATGTCGCCAGCTACCTGGATTTGAATTCCAAAGAACCTTACATCTGGCAGGTGAAGTACCTGCTCGTGCGCCGTCTCTTCGAGTATTGGACTGCCCTCGGCGTCATGGAGCCGTTTTTGATGCCGCATAGAAGGTTGCGCGTCCGTTCCACCTTTCTTCCTTACGTTTACAACCACGCAGAAATCCGATGCTTGCTCCAAGGCACCGCGAAGGTTGGGAAGGATCGGCTGACTGCGCTGGAGCCAAAGACGTATCGGATGATTCTTTTACTTTTGTATGCCACGGGAATCACGCCAGCCGAGGCCGTTCTGTTGGCACGTCTGGACATCAATTTCAAAAAGAAGACCCTCGCGGTCTTCGAACCGCGCTCTCGGCGGCGGCGCACCATTCCGATCAGCGAAGAACTTTGCGGGATCTTGCGCGAGTATTTCAAGTGGCGGTTCGGGTCGAACAAGGCGAACGAGCGCCTCTTTATAAAGAAGTCGGGCTGTTCCATTCCGACCGCATCGATGCAGCACTACTTCGCCCGGTTAGTCAGACACGTCAACGCGCGACGGCGCGACGGGGTGCCCGGTTGGCCTCGCATGTCTGATTTTCGGTGTAGCTTCGCGGTGCATCGGATCACAGAATGGCTCAAAGATGGGTCCAACATGAACCAGACGCTGCCCGCGATGAGTGCGTATCTGGGACAGATAGGGCCGCACTCCATCGAACGCTACATCCGGCTTACGCCAGAGCGATTCCGGAAATCGCTTCTTTCACTCAGCCCAATGCGAGGACGGAAGCGCTGGCGTGACGATGAAAACCTCATGCGGTTCCTTGCTTCCCTTTAG
- a CDS encoding AAA family ATPase, whose product MGPTLVALTFAGVAHAQGTMDFSGATTLMTTFKTTLLKSVREAAEKRGYVVEGFAPTSRAANQLRDASISADTLQGFLVRVRHPSPDRHLYMVDESSLASTKQVRDFLAKLESSDRVLFIGDTRQHQGVEAGKPFEQLVNAGMKTTQLDQIVRQREAPELLKAVEHLSRGEVAEGVALLEQQGRVTEIADAQQRIAAIARSYAASPDNTIVVSPDNASRRQINQAVRSELQALGIVATEDHAVRVLAPRSDMTGADRTWAARYAVNDVLHYPRGSQDIGIEKQSYTKVIATQPKDNLLTVQKEDGTSLTYNPARLYGVNVYRELEREFSTGDRLSFTAPSKELGVANRDLGTVERIDKHGHLSVKMDSGKSVSFDANAMRHFDHGYAVTSHSSQGLTADRVLVNIDSHVRPNLINDRFAYVSVSRAAHDAQLFTDSAASLAANLSHAVTKSSALSTAETIAAGLSM is encoded by the coding sequence ATGGGGCCGACTCTGGTCGCCCTCACATTCGCCGGCGTTGCTCATGCCCAGGGAACGATGGACTTCTCCGGGGCAACGACGCTCATGACAACCTTCAAGACCACGCTTTTGAAATCGGTGCGCGAGGCAGCCGAAAAGCGCGGCTATGTTGTCGAAGGCTTCGCCCCGACATCCCGTGCCGCCAACCAGCTCCGCGACGCCAGTATCTCTGCCGACACCCTACAGGGTTTCCTTGTCCGTGTCCGCCACCCAAGCCCCGACCGTCACCTTTACATGGTCGATGAATCCAGTCTCGCCAGTACCAAACAGGTGCGTGACTTCCTCGCCAAACTCGAATCCAGCGACCGTGTGTTGTTCATCGGAGACACCCGCCAGCATCAGGGCGTCGAAGCGGGCAAGCCCTTCGAGCAGTTGGTCAACGCTGGAATGAAGACCACCCAGCTTGACCAGATTGTGCGTCAACGAGAAGCCCCGGAATTACTTAAGGCAGTCGAGCATCTTTCGCGCGGCGAAGTCGCCGAGGGAGTCGCCCTGTTGGAACAACAAGGCCGTGTCACCGAGATTGCCGATGCCCAGCAGCGCATCGCTGCGATTGCGCGAAGCTACGCCGCCAGCCCGGACAACACCATCGTCGTATCGCCCGACAACGCCTCACGCCGTCAGATCAATCAGGCCGTGCGTTCCGAGTTGCAGGCCCTTGGCATAGTCGCCACAGAAGATCATGCGGTGCGCGTGCTCGCTCCGCGTTCCGATATGACCGGAGCGGATCGTACCTGGGCCGCTCGCTATGCAGTGAATGACGTACTCCACTATCCGCGCGGCAGTCAGGACATCGGCATTGAAAAGCAAAGCTATACGAAGGTCATTGCAACGCAACCCAAAGATAATCTGCTCACCGTTCAGAAAGAGGACGGAACTAGCCTCACCTACAACCCCGCGCGGTTATATGGCGTAAACGTCTACCGCGAACTGGAGCGGGAGTTTTCTACAGGCGACCGTCTCTCCTTCACCGCCCCGTCTAAAGAGTTGGGCGTTGCCAACCGTGACCTTGGCACGGTCGAGCGCATCGACAAACATGGCCACCTTTCCGTGAAGATGGACAGTGGCAAATCCGTCAGCTTCGATGCCAACGCGATGCGGCATTTCGACCACGGCTATGCCGTGACCTCGCACAGTTCGCAAGGTCTCACCGCCGACCGGGTACTGGTGAATATCGATAGCCACGTTCGTCCCAACCTCATCAACGACAGGTTCGCCTACGTTTCCGTCTCTCGCGCCGCCCACGATGCCCAACTGTTTACGGACTCAGCGGCTTCGCTGGCGGCCAATCTAAGCCATGCTGTTACGAAGTCGTCCGCACTTTCGACCGCAGAGACCATTGCAGCAGGTTTGTCGATGTAG
- a CDS encoding helix-turn-helix transcriptional regulator: MKKQKKPETRISRKGRTTPHQALYDRFLQKLISAREDVGLTQREVSARMERSHSFLSKCETGERSIEVFELIQLAQIYAKPPQYFLDPD, from the coding sequence GTGAAGAAACAGAAGAAGCCTGAGACTCGAATCTCGCGGAAGGGGAGAACTACGCCCCATCAGGCCCTCTACGACAGATTTCTCCAAAAACTGATCTCGGCCCGCGAAGACGTGGGCCTGACCCAGCGTGAAGTCTCCGCGCGGATGGAAAGGTCGCATTCCTTCCTCTCCAAATGCGAGACCGGCGAGCGCAGTATCGAAGTGTTTGAACTCATCCAGCTTGCTCAGATATATGCAAAGCCTCCGCAATACTTCCTGGACCCTGATTAG
- a CDS encoding nucleotidyl transferase AbiEii/AbiGii toxin family protein yields the protein MPHETRNVGASVRARLLARSRAESSDYQILLTRYALERLLYRLSVSAHHDRFILKGALLFVTWLPDPFRPTRDLDLLGYGASTPEALADTFKAICSTPVPDDGVTFDVEGITAVPIREDVEYGGVRVRTQAIIDGARIPIQVDIGFGDVITPGPVEIDYPALLDSPAPHLRAYPVETVIAEKFNAMVTLGIANSRLKDFYDLWLISRTFELDRAVLFAAVQRTFEQRETPIPTDIPTGLTDQYGEQWGMQWKAFLKREHMNAAPNDLLKLIADLRSFLVPLTIPPRTDSYWISGGPWSIRKN from the coding sequence ATGCCGCATGAAACTCGTAACGTCGGAGCTTCGGTAAGGGCGAGGCTCCTCGCTCGCTCACGAGCAGAAAGCTCTGACTATCAAATCCTTCTGACAAGATACGCACTGGAGAGGCTGCTCTACCGGCTGAGTGTCTCCGCGCACCATGACCGCTTCATCCTCAAGGGCGCATTGCTCTTTGTGACATGGCTTCCAGATCCATTCCGGCCAACGCGAGACCTTGATCTACTCGGCTATGGAGCCAGCACCCCGGAGGCACTTGCCGACACCTTCAAAGCTATATGCTCAACTCCTGTTCCTGACGACGGCGTTACTTTCGACGTTGAGGGCATAACGGCTGTGCCGATCCGCGAAGACGTTGAGTACGGAGGGGTCCGAGTCCGTACCCAGGCGATCATCGACGGCGCACGCATACCCATTCAGGTAGACATCGGCTTTGGGGATGTCATCACGCCGGGGCCCGTCGAGATCGACTACCCCGCCCTCCTCGACTCGCCAGCACCGCATCTCCGCGCCTATCCGGTTGAAACCGTAATTGCGGAAAAGTTCAACGCTATGGTGACGCTGGGGATTGCCAATAGTCGGCTTAAAGACTTCTATGACCTTTGGCTGATCTCCCGTACCTTTGAATTGGATCGTGCTGTTTTGTTCGCTGCTGTGCAACGAACCTTTGAGCAACGGGAAACTCCCATACCAACTGACATACCCACAGGATTGACGGATCAATATGGGGAGCAGTGGGGTATGCAGTGGAAAGCCTTTCTAAAACGTGAGCACATGAACGCTGCGCCAAATGACCTGCTTAAGTTGATCGCAGATTTGCGTAGCTTTCTGGTTCCATTGACGATCCCACCCCGTACAGACTCCTACTGGATCTCTGGCGGCCCTTGGTCAATCCGCAAGAATTAG
- a CDS encoding type IV toxin-antitoxin system AbiEi family antitoxin domain-containing protein, whose protein sequence is MLATQRTRALDLLKARGMLRLRDFIAENIEPETLARLVREEQVIRPARGLYQLPDTEIEAAYMLAEASVLVPKGIVCLISALQFHELTLQMPSAVWMAIERTAWRPMISYPPIRFVRFSGWAMTEGVEMYLIQSREVPITNPARTIVDCFRYRNKIGIDVAIEGLREGIRHRKCTPDQLWQYAKKARVWTVMRPYVETVVSDAA, encoded by the coding sequence ATGCTCGCCACTCAACGAACCCGTGCTCTCGATCTTCTAAAGGCCAGAGGGATGCTTCGTCTTCGGGACTTTATTGCTGAAAACATTGAGCCGGAGACTCTGGCGCGACTGGTCAGAGAGGAGCAAGTCATTCGCCCCGCACGTGGGCTTTACCAGCTTCCAGATACTGAGATCGAAGCAGCTTACATGCTTGCCGAGGCTTCTGTGCTCGTGCCCAAAGGAATTGTCTGCCTCATCTCAGCTCTCCAATTTCATGAACTGACGCTCCAGATGCCTTCCGCCGTGTGGATGGCAATCGAACGTACCGCATGGCGGCCTATGATCAGCTATCCGCCCATTCGCTTTGTCCGGTTTAGCGGATGGGCTATGACCGAGGGAGTAGAGATGTATCTCATTCAATCCCGCGAAGTCCCGATCACAAACCCTGCGCGAACCATCGTGGACTGCTTTCGGTACCGCAACAAGATTGGCATTGACGTAGCCATAGAAGGACTGCGCGAAGGTATTCGACATCGCAAATGTACGCCGGATCAGCTTTGGCAATATGCGAAGAAAGCGCGGGTCTGGACGGTAATGCGTCCCTATGTCGAAACGGTGGTATCCGATGCCGCATGA
- a CDS encoding UPF0489 family protein has product MHKVLDLDLDFFSWPIVRGPVDGRPSDAEHKCVSPEVVRTFLESQSGLSREQKIPGHFCQTHDGAFNAWRKWRTEGTLSQSFEVDHVDAHSDLSYGDASWHYILTQFLELPVDERSDPERGVHRLNEGTYLTFAIANRWISSLSYVYPTFQDQDSGNAKGGRDDGYPPDLNRLLFRNQEFDPGFIELRHLSKSDADNMMFGQRVGHPISIEPAVPIRFIPGDKFSGSHYSHIILAHSAEYCPPAADELISVIREYFVEVNL; this is encoded by the coding sequence ATGCACAAAGTGCTCGACCTCGACCTCGATTTCTTCAGCTGGCCGATTGTTCGTGGACCAGTGGACGGGCGGCCCTCTGATGCTGAGCATAAGTGTGTTTCGCCAGAGGTAGTCCGAACCTTCTTGGAGTCTCAGAGTGGGTTGTCACGCGAGCAGAAGATTCCGGGTCATTTCTGCCAAACCCACGATGGCGCTTTCAACGCTTGGAGGAAATGGCGGACAGAGGGTACCCTTTCGCAGAGCTTTGAAGTAGACCACGTAGACGCCCACTCGGATCTTTCATACGGCGATGCCAGCTGGCACTACATCCTCACACAGTTCCTTGAGCTTCCTGTTGACGAGCGCTCCGACCCGGAACGAGGAGTTCATCGCCTAAATGAAGGTACCTATCTAACCTTCGCCATCGCAAATCGCTGGATCAGCTCTCTCTCCTACGTATATCCGACCTTTCAAGATCAAGATTCTGGCAACGCAAAGGGCGGACGCGACGACGGCTACCCGCCTGACCTAAACCGTCTGCTCTTCAGAAACCAAGAGTTTGATCCGGGATTCATCGAACTCCGGCATCTCTCGAAGTCGGATGCGGACAACATGATGTTTGGGCAGAGAGTTGGTCATCCCATCTCGATCGAACCCGCTGTTCCTATCCGTTTCATTCCAGGGGACAAGTTCTCAGGTTCGCACTATTCTCATATCATCTTGGCCCACTCAGCTGAATATTGCCCGCCGGCTGCTGACGAGTTGATCTCGGTGATCCGCGAATACTTTGTCGAGGTCAATCTCTGA
- a CDS encoding restriction endonuclease: MADQSQFAPPHAPRPFIGREPELEWLSERIGPYRRHFGDAISVVGEPGIGKTALVRRFLELHAEELTPIYIACREWTRDRPNFLEIFDGRSVEWRYRRGVTVIFDGAEEVPQRRFMELYRDAVNWKIVERVVVTSRKEVELRGVEQLVLTRLPEIDAEALLRAKLSLSSIDEKSALRVIAAVNGHPEALAILATLANSMSREQLQRILSGNLYDIGDVPASERRSLALAAKPVILSATDDLIQKLKREPTDIHKLTPRQYEELIAELLRDMGHEVMLTQATRDGGKDILATMKTDIGDILCLVDAKKYREDRRIGVGMVRTLYGTLADYQASSAMLVTTSSYSKDARAMQERHRYQLSLKDYTDVASWIQKYGKSGR, encoded by the coding sequence ATGGCAGATCAAAGTCAATTCGCTCCGCCTCACGCCCCTCGTCCGTTCATCGGTCGCGAGCCGGAATTGGAGTGGCTATCCGAACGGATCGGCCCTTATAGACGGCACTTTGGGGATGCCATCTCAGTTGTCGGTGAGCCTGGAATCGGAAAAACTGCGCTCGTCAGACGTTTTCTGGAGCTTCACGCTGAGGAATTGACGCCAATCTATATCGCTTGCCGCGAGTGGACGCGCGACCGCCCGAACTTCCTTGAAATCTTCGACGGTCGCAGCGTGGAATGGCGCTACCGGCGGGGCGTGACCGTAATCTTCGACGGTGCCGAAGAGGTTCCTCAGCGGCGGTTCATGGAACTTTACCGCGATGCCGTGAACTGGAAGATCGTGGAACGGGTCGTTGTCACCAGCCGGAAAGAGGTTGAGCTACGCGGAGTCGAGCAACTGGTTCTTACACGGCTTCCAGAGATCGACGCAGAAGCCTTACTGCGGGCGAAACTGTCGCTGTCGAGCATCGACGAGAAATCTGCTCTACGCGTCATAGCCGCAGTCAATGGTCATCCTGAGGCACTCGCCATTCTCGCCACATTGGCGAATTCCATGTCGCGCGAGCAGTTGCAGCGAATCCTCTCCGGAAATCTTTACGATATCGGCGATGTGCCTGCGAGTGAGCGACGCAGCCTTGCGCTTGCTGCCAAGCCTGTGATTCTTAGCGCAACCGATGATCTGATCCAAAAACTCAAGAGAGAGCCAACGGACATTCATAAACTCACTCCTCGTCAGTACGAGGAACTGATCGCGGAATTGCTACGCGATATGGGTCACGAGGTCATGCTGACGCAAGCAACCCGTGACGGAGGCAAGGACATTCTTGCAACGATGAAGACTGACATCGGAGACATACTCTGTCTCGTTGACGCCAAGAAATATCGCGAAGACCGCAGGATTGGTGTCGGAATGGTACGAACGCTGTACGGCACTCTAGCGGACTATCAGGCTAGCAGTGCCATGCTCGTCACAACCTCTTCGTACTCGAAAGATGCAAGGGCAATGCAGGAGAGACATCGGTATCAACTCTCGCTCAAGGACTATACGGACGTGGCTTCGTGGATTCAGAAATACGGCAAGAGCGGGCGTTAG
- a CDS encoding restriction endonuclease, with product MPFPFRKIAKRLQEGDAATTTEEVGAALEDIMTWSLCALPGVRVLHRDFVNHGNSAEFDLFLFNNPRLSPIEFLPQYLVVECKNWQAAVGSATVRDFIGKVESTRLEVGILVAANGVTGDANERTAANDEIRAAFDRRGTKILILTRAEIEGFRSADDLVLLLEEKFGKACLRSTTLG from the coding sequence ATGCCGTTCCCCTTTCGCAAGATTGCGAAGCGGCTACAAGAAGGAGACGCTGCAACGACAACTGAAGAAGTCGGAGCCGCGCTCGAAGATATTATGACTTGGAGCCTGTGTGCCTTACCTGGGGTTCGCGTCCTTCATCGAGACTTCGTAAACCATGGAAACTCCGCGGAATTCGACCTGTTCCTTTTCAACAACCCTCGGCTTAGTCCCATCGAGTTTTTGCCTCAGTATCTTGTCGTTGAGTGTAAGAACTGGCAGGCAGCAGTAGGAAGCGCCACCGTTCGCGACTTTATCGGCAAGGTTGAATCAACCAGGCTAGAGGTAGGAATTCTTGTTGCCGCAAACGGCGTAACGGGCGATGCGAACGAGCGCACGGCTGCAAACGATGAGATTCGAGCAGCGTTTGATCGGCGCGGTACGAAAATTCTGATACTCACCCGCGCTGAAATCGAGGGTTTTCGTTCGGCAGACGATCTTGTGCTCCTCCTAGAAGAGAAGTTCGGTAAAGCATGTCTGCGGAGTACGACTCTCGGCTAA
- a CDS encoding TatD family hydrolase, which translates to MILDMHCHLDRYPNPREIAKEAEQAGVAIVAITNLPSHFAAGKEPASRLKNVRLSLGLHPMLAPHSQRELDLFSQLEPSTSYIGEVGLDFSKDGIGTKEKQIESFRFVLERIAGKGKILSIHSRKAESEVLSCLRDDSITGATFHWYTGTKEVLSKILDAGHFLSVNSAMLKSSSGKELLAGVPPSCCLLETDGPYTKLGRLPARPVHLHQVVEQLSGLWSLSIDATQEKIAHNFRTMLQRCSEGQGSSRLR; encoded by the coding sequence TTGATCCTCGATATGCATTGCCATCTGGATCGCTACCCTAATCCTCGTGAGATCGCGAAAGAGGCAGAGCAGGCTGGCGTGGCCATTGTTGCGATCACGAACCTTCCAAGTCATTTCGCGGCCGGTAAAGAACCTGCTTCGCGTCTAAAGAATGTGCGACTTTCTTTGGGATTACATCCAATGTTGGCACCGCACTCGCAGCGCGAACTAGACCTTTTCTCACAACTCGAACCTTCTACCTCATACATCGGCGAAGTTGGACTTGACTTCTCCAAAGACGGCATCGGCACTAAAGAGAAGCAGATCGAGTCGTTTCGATTCGTGTTGGAACGGATTGCAGGAAAAGGCAAGATTCTCTCAATTCATTCGCGGAAAGCTGAAAGCGAAGTCCTCTCATGTCTTCGTGATGATTCAATTACTGGCGCGACATTTCACTGGTACACCGGAACAAAGGAGGTGTTGTCAAAGATCCTCGACGCCGGCCACTTCCTCTCAGTCAACAGCGCGATGCTGAAAAGCAGTAGTGGAAAAGAATTGTTGGCTGGAGTTCCGCCCTCGTGTTGTCTCCTTGAAACAGATGGCCCCTATACCAAACTAGGGCGGCTTCCAGCCCGTCCCGTACATCTCCATCAAGTTGTCGAGCAACTCAGTGGTTTGTGGTCGCTGTCGATCGATGCTACCCAGGAGAAGATCGCACATAATTTCCGGACGATGCTTCAAAGATGCAGTGAAGGACAAGGATCTAGTCGTCTCCGGTAA